A genomic region of Tamandua tetradactyla isolate mTamTet1 chromosome 2, mTamTet1.pri, whole genome shotgun sequence contains the following coding sequences:
- the LOC143673489 gene encoding interferon omega-1-like encodes MTFSVPSLMVLVMIFSSPISSFSCDLPQSLDVGKQETLTVLGQMGKISLLSCLKDRTDFRFPQEMVEASRVQKAQALSVVHKMLQQIFNLFHTEASSAVWNTTLLEQLLSGLHRQLEDLETCLLQEMGGEGSLLGMKDPTLAMRRYFQRIHLYLQEKKNSDCAWEVVRVEIRRWFLFIHVLTGKLRK; translated from the coding sequence ATGACTTTTTCAGTCCCTTCACTGATGGTGTTGGTGATGATCTTCTCCAGCCCCATCAGCTCCTTCAGCTGTGACCTGCCTCAGAGCCTTGATGTGGGAAAGCAGGAGACCCTCACAGTGTTGGGACAAATGGGGAagatctcccttctctcctgcctgAAGGACAGGACTGACTTCAGATTCCCCCAGGAGATGGTGGAGGCCAGCCGGGTCCAGAAGGCCCAGGCCCTGTCTGTCGTCCACAAGATGCTCCAGCAGATCTTCAACCTCTTCCACACAGAGGCCTCCTCTGCTGTTTGGAACACGACCCTCCTGGAACAACTCCTCTCAGGACTTCACCGCCAGCTGGAGGACCTTGAGACCTGTTTGCTGCAGGAGATGGGAGGAGAAGGATCTCTCCTGGGAATGAAGGACCCCACACTGGCCATGAGGAGATACTTCCAGAGGATCCACCTCTAtctacaagagaagaaaaacagtgaCTGTGCCTGGGAGGTTGTCAGAGTGGAAATCAGGAGATGGTTTCTCTTCATTCATGTGCTCACAGGAAAACTCAGGAAGTAG